A single region of the Mus caroli chromosome 16, CAROLI_EIJ_v1.1, whole genome shotgun sequence genome encodes:
- the Son gene encoding protein SON isoform X5: MAADIEQVFRSFVVSKFREIQQELSSGRSEGQLNGETNTPIEGNQAGDTAASARSLPNEEIVQKIEEVLSGVLDTELRYKPDLKEASRKSRCVSVQTDPTDEVPTKKSKKHKKHKNKKKKKKKEKEKKYKRQPEESESKLKSHHDGNVDLESDSFLKFDSEPSAVALEHPVRAFGLSEASETPLVLEPPVVSMEVQESHVLETLKPATKAAELSVVSTSVISEPSEQPVPGMLEPSMTKILDSFTAAPVPMSTAALKSPEPVITMSVEYQKSVLKSLETMPPETSKTTLVEPPIAKVVEPSETLTIVSETPTEVHPEPSPSTMDFPESSTTDVQRLPEQPVEAPSEIADSSMTRPQESLELPKTTAVELQESSVASALELPGPPATSILELQGPPVTPVPELPGPSATPVPELSGPLSTPVPELPGPPATAVPELPGPSVTPVPQLLQELPGPPAPSMGLEPPQEVPEPPVMAQELSGVPAVSAAIELTGQPAVTVAMELTEQPVTTTEFEQPVAMTTVEHPGHPEVTTATGLLGQPEAAMVLELPGQPVATTALELSGQPSVTGVPELSGLPSATRALELSGQSVATGALELPGQLMATGALEFSGQSGAAGALELLGQPLATGVLELPGQPGAPELPGQPVATVALEISVQSVVTTSELSTMTVSQSMEVPSTTALESYNTVAQELPTTLVGETSVTVGVDPLMAQESHMLASNTMETHMLASNTMDSQMLASNTMDSQMLASNTMDSQMLASSTMDSQMLASSTMDSQMLATSTMDSQMLATSSMDSQMLATSSMDSQMLATSSMDSQMLATSSMDSQMLATSSMDSQMLATSSMXMDSQMLATSSMDSQMLATSSMDSQMLASGAMDSQMLASGTMDAQMLASGTMDAQMLASSTQDSAMMGSKSPDPYRLAQDPYRLAQDPYRLGHDPYRLGHDAYRLGQDPYRLGHDPYRLTPDPYRVSPRPYRIAPRSYRIAPRPYRLAPRPLMLASRRSMMMSYAAERSMMSSYERSMMSYERSMMSPMAERSMMSAYERSMMSAYERSMMSPMAERSMMSAYERSMMSAYERSMMSPMADRSMMSMGADRSMMSSYSAADRSMMSSYSAADRSMMSSYTDRSMMSMAADSYTDSYTDSYTEAYMVPPLPPEEPPTMPPLPPEEPPMTPPLPPEEPPEGPALSTEQSALTADNTWSTEVTLPTGESLSQPEPPVSQSEISEPMAVPANYSVSESETSMLASEAVMTVPEPAREPESSVTSTPVESAVVAEHEMVPERPMTYMVSETTMSAEPAVLTSEASVLSETSETYDSMRPSGHAISEVTMSLLEPAVTISQPAESSLELPSMTVPAPSTMTTTESPVVAVPEIPAVAVPEPPIMAVPELPTMAVVETPAVAVPEPLVAAPEPPTMTTPELCSLSVSEPPVAVSELPALADPEHAITAVSGVSSLEPSVPILEPAVSVLQPVMIVSEPSVPVQEPTVAVLEPAVIVSEHTQITSPEMAVESSPGIVDSSVMSSQIMKGMNLLGGDENLGPEVGMQETLLHPGEEPRDGGHLKSDLYENEYDRNADLTVNSHLIVKDAEHNTVCATTIGPVGEASEEKLLPISETKEITELATCPAVSEADVGRSLSSQLALELDTVGTSKRFEFVTASAPFSESKYDVEVSVTTQDTEHDMVISTSPSGGSEADIEGPLPAKDIHLDLSSTNFVCKDVEDSLPITESDQAVAVALSPKESSEDTEVPLPNKEIVQESGYSASIDEINEADLVRPLLPKDMERLTSLRAGIEGPSLASEVERDKSAASPVVISIPERASESSSEEKDDYEIFVKVKDTHEKSKKNKNRDKGEKEKKRDSSLRSRSKRSKSSEHKSRKRTSESRSRARKRSSKSKSHRSQTRSRSRSRRRRRSSRSRSKSRGRRSVSKEKRKRSPKHRSKSRERKRKRSSSRDNRKTARARSRTPSRRSRSHTPSRRRRSRSVGRRRSFSISPSRRSRTPSRRSRTPSRRSRTPSRRSRTPSRRSRTPSRRSRTPSRRRRSRSVVRRRSFSISPVRLRRSRTPLRRRFSRSPIRRKRSRSSERGRSPKRLTDLDKAQLLEIAKANAAAMCAKAGVPLPPNLKPAPPPTIEEKVAKKSGGATIEELTEF; this comes from the exons TGGAAGGAGTGAAGGCCAGCTGAATGGTGAAACAAATACACCCATTGAAGGAAACCAGGCAGGTGACACAGCTGCCTCTGCAAGGAGTCTCCCAAATGAAGAGATAGTGCAGAAGATAGAGGAGGTCCTTTCTGGGGTCTTAGATACAGAGCTACGATACAAGCCAG ACTTGAAAGAGGCCTCCAGAAAAAGTAGATGCGTATCTGTGCAAACAGATCCTACTGATGAAGTGCCCACCAAAAAGTCAAAGAAGCAtaaaaagcacaaaaacaaaaagaagaaaaagaagaaagaaaaagaaaaaaaatataaaagacaaccAGAAGAATCTGAGTCCAAGCTGAAATCTCATCATGATGGGAATGTTGATCTAGAATCTGATTCCTTCTTAAAGTTTGATTCTGAACCTTCAGCAGTGGCACTGGAACATCCTGTAAGAGCATTTGGCTTATCTGAGGCCAGTGAGACCCCCTTAGTGCTGGAACCTCCAGTAGTCTCAATGGAGGTTCAGGAGTCACATGTTCTAGAGACGCTGAAGCCAGCTACAAAAGCTGCAGAACTGTCAGTTGTATCTACATCAGTAATCTCAGAGCCGTCTGAGCAGCCTGTGCCAGGTATGCTGGAGCCATCAATGACAAAGATTCTGGATTCCTTCACAGCAGCACCAGTGCCTATGTCAACAGCAGCGCTGAAGTCACCTGAGCCCGTTATAACAATGTCAGTGGAATATCAGAAGTCTGTGCTGAAATCTTTGGAGACTATGCCTCCAGAGACGTCAAAGACCACGCTGGTAGAGCCTCCCATAGCAAAAGTGGTTGAGCCATCAGAAACCCTCACAATAGTGTCAGAGACACCTACTGAGGTGCACCCTGAACCAAGCCCATCAACAATGGATTTTCCAGAGTCATCTACAACTGACGTGCAAAGATTGCCAGAGCAGCCTGTAGAAGCACCATCGGAGATTGCAGATTCATCCATGACAAGACCTCAGGAGTCACTGGAGCTGCCTAAGACCACAGCGGTGGAGCTGCAGGAGTCGTCGGTGGCCTCAGCCCTGGAGTTGCCGGGGCCACCTGCGACCTCCATTCTGGAGTTGCAGGGGCCCCCTGTGACTCCAGTGCCAGAGTTGCCTGGGCCCTCTGCCACCCCAGTGCCAGAGTTGTCAGGGCCCCTTTCTACCCCAGTGCCTGAGTTGCCAGGGCCCCCTGCGACAGCGGTCCCTGAGTTGCCGGGGCCCTCTGTGACACCAGTGCCACAGTTGTTGCAGGAATTGCCAGGGCCTCCAGCACCATCCATGGGGTTGGAGCCACCACAGGAGGTACCAGAGCCACCTGTGATGGCACAGGAGTTATCAGGGGTGCCTGCAGTGTCGGCAGCGATAGAGTTGACAGGGCAACCTGCAGTAACAGTAGCAATGGAGTTGACCGAACAACCTGTGACGACGACAGAGTTCGAGCAGCCTGTGGCGATGACAACGGTGGAGCATCCTGGGCATCCTGAGGTGACAACAGCTACAGGGTTGCTGGGGCAGCCAGAGGCAGCAATGGTGCTGGAGttgccaggacagccagtggcAACCACAGCGCTGGAGTTGTCTGGGCAGCCTTCGGTGACTGGGGTGCCAGAGTTGTCAGGGCTGCCTTCGGCAACTAGGGCACTGGAGTTGTCAGGGCAGTCTGTGGCAACTGGGGCATTAGAGTTGCCTGGTCAGCTCATGGCAACTGGGGCACTGGAGTTTTCGGGGCAGTCTGGGGCAGCTGGAGCACTGGAGCTTTTGGGGCAGCCCCTAGCAACGGGGGTGCTAGAGTTACCAGGGCAGCCTGGAGCGCCAGAGTTGCCTGGGCAGCCTGTGGCAACTGTGGCGCTGGAGATCTCTGTTCAGTCTGTGGTGACAACATCGGAGCTGTCAACGATGACCGTGTCGCAGTCCATGGAGGTGCCCTCGACGACAGCGCTGGAATCCTATAATACGGTAGCACAGGAGCTGCCTACTACATTGGTGGGGGAGACTTCTGTAACAGTAGGAGTGGATCCCTTGATGGCCCAAGAATCCCATATGTTAGCTTCTAACACCATGGAGACCCATATGTTAGCATCCAATACCATGGACTCCCAGATGCTAGCATCCAACACTATGGATTCTCAGATGCTAGCATCCAATACCATGGACTCCCAGATGTTAGCCTCTAGCACCATGGACTCCCAGATGTTAGCCTCTAGCACCATGGACTCCCAGATGTTAGCAACTAGCACCATGGACTCCCAGATGTTAGCAACTAGCTCTATGGACTCCCAGATGTTAGCAACTAGCTCTATGGACTCCCAGATGTTAGCAACCAGCAGTATGGACTCCCAGATGTTAGCAACCAGCAGTATGGACTCCCAGATGTTAGCAACCAGCAGTATGGACTCCCAGATGTTAGCAACCAGTTCCATGGANATGGACTCCCAGATGTTAGCAACCAGCAGTATGGACTCCCAGATGTTAGCAACCAGTTCCATGGACTCCCAGATGTTAGCATCTGGTGCTATGGATTCTCAGATGTTAGCTTCTGGCACTATGGATGCTCAGATGTTAGCATCTGGTACCATGGATGCCCAAATGTTAGCATCTAGTACCCAGGATTCTGCTATGATGGGTTCAAAGTCTCCTGATCCCTATAGGTTAGCTCAGGATCCTTACAGATTAGCTCAGGATCCCTATAGGTTGGGTCATGACCCCTACAGGTTAGGCCATGATGCTTACAGGTTAGGACAAGACCCTTATAGATTAGGCCATGATCCCTACAGACTAACTCCGGATCCCTATAGGGTGTCACCTAGGCCCTATAGGATAGCACCTAGGTCCTATAGGATAGCACCTAGGCCATACAGGTTAGCACCTAGACCCTTGATGTTAGCATCTAGACGTTCTATGATGATGTCCTATGCTGCAGAACGTTCCATGATGTCATCTTATGAGCGCTCTATGATGTCTTATGAACGCTCTATGATGTCCCCTATGGCTGAACGCTCTATGATGTCGGCCTATGAGCGCTCCATGATGTCAGCTTATGAGCGCTCCATGATGTCTCCTATGGCTGAGCGTTCTATGATGTCAGCTTATGAGCGCTCTATGATGTCAGCTTATGAACGCTCCATGATGTCTCCTATGGCTGATCGATCCATGATGTCTATGGGTGCCGACCGGTCTATGATGTCGTCGTACTCTGCAGCTGACCGGTCTATGATGTCATCGTACTCTGCAGCTGATCGATCAATGATGTCATCTTACACTGATCGATCAATGATGTCTATGGCAGCTGATTCTTACACTGATTCTTATACTGATTCCTATACGGAGGCATATATGGTgccacctttgcctcctgaagaGCCCCCAACAATGCCACCATTGCCACCCGAGGAACCACCAATGACACCCCCATTAcctcctgaggaaccaccagaggGTCCAGCGTTATCAACAGAGCAGTCAGCATTAACAGCTGACAATACTTGGTCTACAGAGGTGACATTACCTACTGGAGAATCTCTATCACAGCCTGAGCCTCCTGTGAGTCAAAGTGAGATTTCAGAGCCTATGGCAGTACCTGCTAATTATTCAGTGTCAGAATCAGAAACTTCAATGTTAGCATCAGAGGCTGTTATGACTGTTCCAGAACCTGCACGAGAGCCCGAGTCTTCAGTCACATCAACACCAGTTGAGTCTGCTGTAGTAGCAGAACATGAAATGGTTCCAGAGAGACCGATGACTTACATGGTTTCTGAGACTACCATGTCAGCTGAACCAGCTGTGTTAACATCAGAGGCTTCTGTTCTATCAGAGACATCAGAAACATATGATTCCATGAGACCATCAGGACATGCTATCTCAGAGGTAACTATGTCACTCTTGGAGCCAGCAGTAACTATTTCACAGCCAGCAGAGAGCAGTCTAGAGCTCCCATCCATGACTGTCCCAGCACCTTCTACTATGACTACCACAGAATCTCCTGTTGTTGCTGTCCCAGAAATTCCTGCTGTGGCTGTCCCAGAACCTCCCATTATGGCTGTTCCAGAACTCCCCACCATGGCTGTAGTAGAAACCCCCGCTGTGGCTGTCCCAGAACCTCTTGTGGCTGCTCCAGAGCCTCCTACCATGACTACTCCAGAACTTTGCTCCTTATCTGTCTCAGAACCTCCTGTGGCTGTTTCAGAGCTTCCAGCTTTGGCTGATCCAGAGCATGCTATCACTGCAGTGTCAGGTGTTTCTTCCCTGGAGCCTTCTGTGCCTATTTTGGAACCAGCAGTATCAGTCCTTCAACCTGTTATGATTGTTTCAGAGCCATCTGTTCCTGTCCAGGAACCTACTGTGGCAGTTTTAGAACCTGCTGTCATAGTCTCAGAGCACACGCAAATAACATCACCTGAGATGGCTGTAGAGTCTTCACCAGGAATAGTGGACTCTAGTGTTATGTCATCACAGATTATGAAAGGAATGAATTTACTTGGTGGTGATGAAAATCTTGGTCCAGAGGTTGGCATGCAGGAGACTCTGTTGCATCCAGGTGAAGAGCCACGTGATGGAGGACACTTGAAAAGTGACTTGTATGAAAATGAGTATGATAGAAATGCAGACCTTACTGTAAACAGTCATTTAATTGTTAAAGATGCAGAGCATAACACAGTGTGTGCTACTACCATTGGTCCTGTTGGTGAAGCAAGTGAAGAGAAACTTTTGCCTATTAGTGAGACTAAGGAAATCACAGAATTGGCTACCTGTCCTGCCGTCAGTGAAGCTGACGTAGGCAGAAGTCTGTCTTCTCAGCTTGCTCTGGAGCTGGATACAGTAGGAACTAGTAAGAGGTTTGAATTTGTCACAGCATCTGCACCCTTTTCAGAGAGTAAATATGATGTTGAAGTATCTGTAACTACTCAAGATACTGAACATGACATGGTCATTTCCACCAGCCCTAGTGGTGGCAGCGAAGCAGACATAGAGGGACCTTTGCCTGCTAAAGACATTCATCTTGATTTGTCATCAACTAATTTTGTTTGTAAGGATGTAGAAGACTCGTTACCTATCACAGAGAGTGACCAGGCAGTGGCAGTGGCTCTTAGCCCTAAAGAAAGCAGTGAAGATACAGAAGTACCTCTTCCCAATAAAGAAATAGTTCAGGAGTCAGGATATTCTGCCAGCATTGATGAAATTAATGAAGCTGACTTAGTGAGACCATTACTTCCTAAGGACATGGAGCGTCTTACAAGCCTTAGAGCTGGCATTGAAGGACCTTCCCTTGCTAGTGAGGTTGAGCGTGACAAGTCAGCTGCCAGTCCAGTTGTAATCAGCATACCAGAAAGAGCTTCAGAGTCCTCTTCAGAGGAAAAGGATGACTATGAGATTTTTGTAAAAGTCAAAGACACACatgaaaaaagcaagaaaaataaaaaccgtGACAAAggtgagaaggagaagaaaagggactCTTCATTACGGTCTCGGAGTAAGCGTTCCAAGTCTTCTGAACATAAGTCACGCAAGCGCACCAGTGAGTCTCGTTCTCGAGCAAGGAAGAGGTCATCTAAGTCTAAGTCTCATCGTTCTCAGACACGGTCACGGTCACGGTCAAGACGCAGGAGGAGGAGTAGCAGATCAAGATCGAAGTCTAGAGGAAGACGGTCTGTATCAAAAGAGAAACGCAAAAGGTCTCCAAAGCATAGATCCAAGtccagggaaaggaaaaggaaaagatcaAGCTCCCGAGACAACCGGAAAACAGCTCGAGCACGGAGTCGAACTCCAAGTCGGCGGAGTAGGAGTCACACTCCTAGTCGGAGGAGACGGTCTAGATCTGTTGGTAGAAGGAGAAGTTTCAGCATTTCCCCAAGCCGCAGGAGCAGAACCCCAAGCCGCAGGAGCAGAACCCCAAGCCGCAGGAGCAGAACCCCTAGCCGCAGGAGCAGAACCCCCAGCCGAAGGAGCCGAACTCCCAGCCGCAGGAGCCGAACTCCCAGCCGTCGGAGAAGATCACGGTCTGTGGTAAGACGACGAAGCTTCAGTATATCACCGGTCAGATTAAGGCGATCAAGAACACCTTTGAGAAGACGGTTTAGTAGATCTCCCATTCGTCGGAAAAGatccaggtcttctgaaagaggcAGATCGCCCAAACGTCTAACAGATTTGG ATAAGGCTCAATTACTTGAAATAGCCAAAGCTAATGCAGCTGCCATGTGTGCTAAGGCTGGTGTTCCTTTACCACCAAACCTAAAGCCTGCACCTCCACCtacaatagaagagaaagttgctAAAAAGTCTGGAGGAGCTACCATAGAAGAACTAACTGAG TTTTAG